From Rattus rattus isolate New Zealand chromosome 17, Rrattus_CSIRO_v1, whole genome shotgun sequence, the proteins below share one genomic window:
- the Cmtm1 gene encoding CKLF-like MARVEL transmembrane domain-containing protein 1 gives MKPASTKPGSRLSTSQSQAPAASAAPHHRPSVPGTPKSQRPSVPRPPSHQGPSVPGTPTSQGPSVPGTPTYLRPSVPGTPISQGPSVPGTPISPGSSVPGTPISPGSSVPGTPISQRSLVRSTPSSYRPTVRSTPSSYRPTVRSTPSSYRPTVRSTPSSQRPSVHSIPSTKSLQSVDRDRTADKLPRKHTKHEKVRPTRPVPVSEKIKIPETVKIQDKDKVSKRFRDGFSNFCCSANGMLKALRMCITAASVFCFVIGGTQDLFVAIMIQETCIVLFFIIIYLIALQRFLTCIHWPLLDLINTLISMAFLGIVSIITMTTENSEKNLTFIGGVLCFSAAVLCVIDALFVTEKMRHKTQSSPGKKTKPSATRRRQKQR, from the exons ATGAAGCCTGCATCCACCAAGCCTGGGTCCAGACTCTCAACTTCACAGTCACAGGCGCCTGCTGCCTCTGCCGCACCTCACCACAGACCTTCAGTACCCGGAACGCCAAAGAGCCAGAGACCTTCAGTACCCAGACCACCATCCCACCAGGGACCTTCAGTACCCGGAACGCCAACCAGCCAGGGACCTTCAGTACCTGGAACACCAACATATCTGCGACCTTCAGTACCAGGAACACCAATCAGTCAGGGACCTTCAGTACCGGGAACACCAATCAGCCCGGGATCTTCAGTACCCGGAACACCAATCAGCCCGGGATCTTCAGTACCCGGAACACCAATCAGCCAGCGATCTTTAGTACGCTCCACACCATCCAGCTACCGACCCACAGTACGCTCCACACCATCCAGCTACCGACCCACAGTACGCTCCACACCATCCAGCTACCGACCCACAGTACGATCCACACCATCCAGCCAGCGACCCTCAGTACACTCCATACCATCCACTAAGTCCTTGCAGTCAGTGGACAGAGATCGCACTGCGGACAAATTACCGAGGAAACACACCAAACATGAGAAAGTGCGGCCGACTCGACCTGTCCCAGTGTCTGAGAAAATCAAGATACCGGAAACCGTCAAAATACAGGATAAGGACAAGGTCTCAAAAAGATTCAGAGATGGCTTCAGTAATTTTTGCTGCTCAGCCAATGGGATGTTGAAGGCCTTGAGGATG TGCATTACTGCAGCATCGGTATTTTGTTTCGTCATTGGTGGCACCCAGGACCTGTTTGTAGCCATCATGATTCAGGAAACCTGCATcgtcttattttttattataatctaTTTGATAGCCCTTCAACGCTTCCTGACCTGTATCCACTGGCCTCTGCTT GATCTGATCAACACTCTCATTTCGATGGCATTTCTTGGAATAGTTAGCATAATAACCATGACGACGGAAAACAGTGAAAAGAATCTGACTTTTATTGGAGGG GTCCTGTGCTTCTCGGCAGCAGTCCTGTGTGTCATCGATGCATTGTTCGTTACCGAAAAGATGaggcacaaaacacaaagttcCCCGGGGAAGAAAACTAAGCCCTCTGCTACCCGACGGAGGCAGAAGCAGCGCTGA
- the LOC116886605 gene encoding LOW QUALITY PROTEIN: CKLF-like MARVEL transmembrane domain-containing protein 2B (The sequence of the model RefSeq protein was modified relative to this genomic sequence to represent the inferred CDS: substituted 1 base at 1 genomic stop codon), which produces MAEGGKKPKGYKWEFKDSNKDFWAQGHGATKSFCLILITTALICFQRVATHPVLTLLLTMELSIFAFFFFLYSFAVHRYIPFIFWPMMDLMNDLFATIFLLGGIAFANEARRELPMPYMTAMILMGVAAFFAIIDLCLQRRQFKSRKLRKYILLAPDKDGQMQDPKLLTMLAAKEDEAEARKRXLAEKARREEGNPAW; this is translated from the exons ATGGCCGAAGGTGGCAAGAAGCCCAAAGGCTACAAGTGGGAATTCAAAGACAGCAATAAAGACTTCTGGGCGCAGGGACATGGAGCGACCAAGTCTTTCTGTTTG ATCTTAATAACCACTGCACTGATCTGTTTCCAAAGAGTGGCCACGCACCCCGTCCTGACCCTGCTCCTCACTATGGAATTGTCAATCTtcgctttcttcttcttcctctactcctTTGCGGTCCACAGATACATTCCCTTCATCTTCTGGCCTATGATG GATCTCATGAACGACCTGTTTGCTACCATATTTCTCTTAGGTGGTATAGCCTTTGCTAATGAAGCGAGACGAGAATTACCAATGCCCTACATGACCGCTATG ATCCTTATGGGAGTTGCTGCCTTTTTTGCCATCATTGACCTATGTCTTCAGAGGAGACAATTCAAAAGCAGGAAGCTTCGAAAGTACATTCTACTTGCCCCAGACAAGGATGGCCAGATGCAAGACCCGAAACTCCTTACAATGCTGGCTGCTAAAGAGGATGAGGCTGAGGCAAGGAAAAGGTAGCTGGCGGAGAAagccaggagggaggaagggaatccCGCGTGGTGA